The window CGCCGCACAGAAGCATGAGAAATCATGGGTACCGATAATATATTGTGCAGCAGCCTGCATATTATCGATATTCGGCTTCACCCCATTGGTTTCAACCGTATAGTGTCTACGAAAAGGACTTTGCTCTGATTCGCAATTCCAAATGTATCTATACCGTTTCCCCGTTACACTGTATCTAGCATGGAAATCAGCCTCTGCTTCCTCTACTGCTATCACACGGATATCTCGAGGCAATTGGACATTTAATGCTTTTTTATAACGATCCAGTGGAATTGAAAGCGATGTATCAAAATGAATCACCTGTCCAGTTGCATGCACACGGGCATCCGTGCGACCACTCGCAGTTATTTTAACTTTCTCGCCTTTATGCATTTTCGATAATACAGTTTCAATTTCAAGCTGAACAGTTCTTTCCCCTGGTTGAACCTGATACCCTGCAAAAAGAGTACCATCATAGCTAATCGTTGCTTTTAAACGTCTCAATCACGTCACCTCAAACTTATCCCTAATTACGGTAAAATACCAATAATGCCGTCATAATGACAAATACAACTAAACATACTGTGTCGCGCCAATCCCATTTTAACTGGCGATATCGCGTCCGTCCTTCTCCTCCACGATATCCTCGTACCTCCATAGCTGTTGCTAAATCCTCAGCCCGTTTAAAAGCACTGACAAAAAGCGGTACTAAAAGTGGCACAACAGCCTTCACACGATCT is drawn from Lysinibacillus sp. SGAir0095 and contains these coding sequences:
- the truA gene encoding tRNA pseudouridine(38-40) synthase TruA, translated to MRRLKATISYDGTLFAGYQVQPGERTVQLEIETVLSKMHKGEKVKITASGRTDARVHATGQVIHFDTSLSIPLDRYKKALNVQLPRDIRVIAVEEAEADFHARYSVTGKRYRYIWNCESEQSPFRRHYTVETNGVKPNIDNMQAAAQYIIGTHDFSCFCAANTSVVDKVRTVHSLNFSWQGEELHMVIEGNGFLYNMVRIIAGTLWEVGIGKKEAGDLKKIVASMDRGNAGKTAPPQGLYLEKVFYKNET